The following coding sequences lie in one Takifugu flavidus isolate HTHZ2018 chromosome 4, ASM371156v2, whole genome shotgun sequence genomic window:
- the LOC130523987 gene encoding sodium channel protein type 8 subunit alpha-like isoform X8: MAAPLFAPPGPDSFKKFTPESLANIERRIEEEKNKKPPKPRSDSSHRDTSDENEEKPNSDLEAGKSLPFIYGDAPSGMLATPLEDLDPYYMNKKTFIVLNRQKTIFRFSATPSLYILSPFNLLRRIAIKILIHSLFSMIIMCTILTNCIFMTFSDPPEWSKQVEYTFTGIYTFESLTKIVARGFAIDDFTFLRDAWNWLDFMVISMAYITEFVNLGNVSALRTFRVLRALKTISVIPGLKTIVGALIQSVKKLSDVMILTVFCLSVFALIGLQLFMGNLRNKCVIWPVNMTKDFDFGEYIMNDSNFYVLHGESDALLCGNSSDAGNCPEGFVCMKAGRNPNYGYTSFDSFGWAFLTLFRLMTQDYWEGLYMQTLRAAGKTYMIFFVLVIFVGSFYLVNLILAVVAMAYEEQNQATIEEAQQKEAEFKAMLEQLKRQQEETQAAAMATSAGTVSEAALEHEGGGHLSRSSSEVSKLSSKSAKERRNRKKKWRQKEQEKEKGDSEKVVKSESDDGSKKSTLCFPGNRLGRKASIMNQSLLSIPGSPFMSRHNSRSSIFSFKGRSKDMGSENEFADDEHSTVEESEDRRGSLFIPYRRNSYSGYSQGSSRIHPLAPHPGGKRNSTVDCNGVVSLIGPGPGRRLLPEVKIDKAASDDSNTDVEIKKKHSGSLMVSVDQLSSFRGKERANSQMSVVTNTLIEELEESQRKCPPCWYKFANTFLIWECFPAWLKIKHIVYLIVMDPFVDLAITICIVLNTLFMAMEHYPMTPHFQDVLSTGNLVFTGIFAGEMFAKLIAMDPYYYFQEGWNCFDGFIVTLSLVELGLADVEGLSVLRSFRLLRVFKLAKSWPTLNMLIKIIGNSVGALGNLTLVLAIIVFIFAVVGMQLFGKNYKDCVCKIAPSCELPRWHMHDFFHSFLIVFRVLCGEWIETMWDCMEVAGQTMCLTVFMMVMVIGNLVVLNLFLALLLSSFSADNLAATDDDGEPNNLQLAVTRIKFGIGWFKAHMRILVAAILKKPVEDEQKPLDEYGKKLNCIANHTVDINRELDYAKNGNGTTSGIGSSVGKYMIDEDFMSFIHNPNLTVCVPIAVGESDLENLNTEDFSSESDVENSKDLDDTSSSEGSTIDIKPDVEEVAVVEVVEEYLDPDPCWTDECVAKYKCCDVPITHGWGKHWWFLRKTCYLIVEHNWFETLIIFMILLSSGALAFEDVYIEQRKTVRIILEYADRVFTYIFILEMLLKWVAYGFVKYFTNAWCWLDFFIVDVVVNALVGAIPSIMNVLLVCLIFWLIFSIMGVNLFAGKYYYCFNETAEEMFLPHEVNNKSECLALIKANYSEVRWKNVKVNFDNVGTGYLALLQVATFKGWMDIMYAAIDSRKVEDQPIYEDNLYMYIYFVIFIIFGSFFTLNLFIGVIIDNFNQQKKKFGGQDIFMTEEQKKYYNAMKKLGSKKPQKPIPRPQNKIQGMVFDFVTQQVFDISIMILICLNMVTMMVETDDQSPETEEVLYWVNFVFIVVFTGEFLLKLFALRHYYFTNGWNIFDVVVVILSIVGMFLADLIEKYFVSPTLFRVIRLARIGRILRLIKGAKGIRTLLFALMMSLPALFNIGLLLFLVMFIFSIFGMSNFGYVKHDVLIDDLYNFETFGNSMIILFMMTTSAGWDGLLLPILNYPPDCDPLLENAGTPNTGDCGNPSVGIFFFVMYIIISFLIVVNMYIAIILENFSVATEESADPLSEDDFETFYEIWEKFDPDASQFITYAKLSDFADALEHPLRVPKPNTIELITMDMPMVSDDRIHCLDILFAFTKRVLGDSGELDMLRQQMEERFVAANPSKVSYEPITTTLRRKQEDVSARIIQRAYRVHLARRGFVCKRKPTNNAVENGGNNQEEEKEGTPSTASLPSYDSVTKPDKERQDDNDEGKGGRKEKGRNHKDIRESKC, encoded by the exons CCGCGCCCCTTTTTGCACCTCCAGGACCTGACAGCTTCAAGAAATTCACCCCGGAGTCTCTTGCTAACATCGAGAGGCGCATCGAGGAAGAGAAGAACAAGAAACCTCCCAAGCCCAGATCGGACAGTAGTCACCGTGACACCTCTGACGAGAATGAAGAGAAGCCCAACAGTGACCTGGAGGCCGGGAAGAGCCTACCCTTCATCTATGGAGACGCTCCTTCGGGGATGCTCGCCACACCGCTGGAGGATCTGGATCCGTACTACATGAACAAGAAA ACATTTATAGTcctaaacagacagaaaacaatctTCCGCTTCAGTGCCACGCCCTCCTTGTACATCTTAAGTCCTTTTAATCTACTTAGGCGAATAGCTATTAAGATTTTGATACATTC GTTGTTCAGCATGATCATCATGTGTACGATTTTGACCAACTGTATATTCATGACATTCAGCGACCCGCCAGAGTGGTCCAAACAAGTAGA GTACACCTTCACGGGTATCTATACGTTTGAATCCCTCACTAAAATTGTGGCCCGAGGCTTCGCCATAGATGACTTCACCTTCCTCAGAGATGCGTGGAACTGGCTGGATTTCATGGTCATCTCAATGGC GTATATAACAGAGTTTGTAAACCTAGGCAATGTGTCAGCTCTGCGTACGTTCAGGGTTCTGAGGGCTTTGAAAACAATATCAGTTATCCCAG GCCTGAAGACCATCGTGGGCGCCCTGATCCAGTCTGTGAAGAAGCTGTCGGATGTAATGATTCTGACCGTCTTCTGTCTTAGCGTCTTTGCACTCATTGGGCTGCAGCTGTTCATGGGGAACCTGCGGAACAAGTGCGTAATCTGGCCGGTCAACATGACCAAGGACTTTGACTTTGGAGAATACATCATGAATGATA GTAATTTCTATGTCCTTCATGGTGAGTCAGATGCGCTACTGTGTGGCAATAGTTCTGATGCAGG AAATTGTCCAGAAGGCTTCGTGTGTATGAAAGCTGGACGGAACCCCAACTATGGTTACACCAGCTTTGACAGCTTTGGGTGGGCTTTCCTTACCTTGTTCCGCCTCATGACTCAGGACTACTGGGAGGGTCTTTACATGCAG ACTTTGCGAGCTGCAGGGAAGACCTACATGATCTTCTTTGTCCTGGTTATCTTTGTGGGCTCCTTCTACCTGGTCAATCTCATTTTGGCTGTGGTTGCCATGGCTTACGAGGAGCAGAATCAGGCAACCATCGAGGAGGCgcagcagaaagaggctgaaTTCAAAGCCATGCTGGAGCAACtaaagaggcagcaggaggagacgcaG gctgctgccatggcaacatctGCGGGCACCGTATCAGAGGCTGCATTAGAacatgagggaggggggcacttGTCCCGCAGCTCCTCTGAGGTCTCCAAGTTGAGCTCGAAGAGTGCCAAAGAACGGCGCAATCGGAAGAAAAAGTGGCGCCAAaaagagcaggagaaggagaaaggagacAGCGAGAAGGTTGTTAAGTCTGAGTCGGACGATGGCAGCAAGAAAAGCACCCTTTGTTTCCCAGGAAACCGTTTGGGGAGGAAGGCCTCCATCATGAATCAG TCGCTCCTCAGCATCCCCGGCTCTCCTTTCATGTCTCGCCACAACAGCCGGAGCAGCATCTTCAGCTTTAAAGGCCGATCAAAGGACATGGGCTCAGAAAATGAATTTGCAGATGATGAGCACAGTACggtggaggagagcgaggaccGCCGAGGCTCTCTGTTCATCCCGTACCGCCGCAACAGCTACAGCGGCTACAGCCAAGGCTCGTCACGCATCCACCCACTGGCGCCCCaccctggagggaagaggaacagCACAGTGGACTGCAACGGCGTGGTGTCGCTCATTGGCCCTGGGCCTGGCAGACGGCTTTTGCCTGAGGTGAAAATTGATAAGGCAGCCAGTGATGACAGT AACACTGATGTGGAGATAAAGAAGAAGCACTCTGGCTCCCTCATGGTGTCAGTGGATCAGCTCAGCTCTTTCAGGGGAAAGGAACGTGCCAACAGTCAGATGAGCGTAGTCACCAACACACTAATTGAGG AGTTGGAGGAATCTCAGAGGAAGTGCCCTCCTTGTTGGTATAAGTTCGCCAACACCTTCCTCATCTGGGAGTGTTTTCCAGCTTGGCTGAAAATCAAGCATATCGTATATTTGATCGTCATGGACCCTTTTGTTGACCTGGCTATCACCATCTGTATTGTCCTAAACACTCTTTTCATGGCCATGGAGCACTACCCAATGACTCCCCATTTCCAAGATGTTTTATCGACTGGTAACCTG GTTTTCACAGGCATCTTCGCTGGGGAGATGTTTGCCAAACTGATCGCCATGGATCCATACTACTACTTCCAGGAAGGATGGAACTGTTTTGACGGCTTCATTGTGACACTGAGTTTAGTTGAGTTGGGACTGGCTGATGTGGAGGGTCTGTCTGTGCTCAGGTCATTCCGATTG TTACGAGTGTTCAAACTGGCCAAATCTTGGCCGACTCTAAACATGCTGATCAAGATCATCGGTAACTCCGTGGGGGCTCTGGGTAATCTGACCCTGGTGTTGGCCATCATCGTGTTCATCTTTGCCGTGGTGGGCATGCAGCTGTTTGGCAAGAACTACAAGGACTGCGTGTGTAAGATAGCCCCGTCCTGCGAACTGCCTCGCTGGCATATGCACGACTTCTTCCACTCCTTCCTGATCGTGTTCAGAGTTTTGTGTGGGGAGTGGATTGAAACCATGTGGGACTGCATGGAGGTGGCAGGACAGACCATGTGTCTGACTGTCTTCATGATGGTCATGGTCATTGGAAACTTGGTG GTGCTGAACCTGTTCCTGGCCTTGCTACTGAGCTCATTCAGCGCAGACAATCTGGCTGCAACAGACGATGACGGCGAGCCCAACAATCTCCAGCTCGCAGTGACGCGGATCAAGTTTGGAATCGGCTGGTTTAAGGCTCACATGCGGATCCTTGTAGCCGCAATCCTCAAAAAG CCCGTGGAGGATGAACAGAAGCCTCTGGACGAGTATGGGAAGAAGCTCAACTGCATTGCAAACCACACTGTGGACATCAACCGCGAGCTGGACTACGCTAAAAACGGCAATGGCACCACCAGTGGCATTGGGAGCAGCGTGGGAAAGTACATGATTGATGAGGACTTCATGTCCTTCATCCACAATCCCAACCTCACCGTCTGTGTCCCCATTGCGGTTGGCGAGTCAGACCTGGAAAACCTTAACACGGAGGACTTCAGCAGCGAATCAGATGTGGAGAACAGCAAAGAC TTGGACGACACCAGCTCTTCTGAAGGCAGCACCATAGACATCAAGCCCgacgtggaggaggtggcagtGGTGGAGGTCGTGGAGGAGTACCTCGATCCTGATCCCTGCTGGACTGACG AATGTGTGGCCAAATACAAGTGCTGTGACGTTCCCATCACTCATGGTTGGGGGAAACACTGGTGGTTCCTGAGAAAGACCTGCTACCTGATCGTTGAACACAACTGGTTTGAAaccctcatcatcttcatgatTCTGCTCAGCAGCGGAGCCTTG GCCTTTGAGGATGTGTACATCGAGCAGAGGAAAACCGTGCGCATCATTCTCGAGTACGCAGACCGAGTTTTCACCTACATCTTCATCCTGGAAATGCTGCTGAAGTGGGTGGCCTACGGCTTTGTCAAGTACTTCACTAACGCCTGGTGTTGGTTGGACTTCTTCATTGTGGAT GTGGTGGTGAACGCCCTGGTCGGCGCCATTCCCTCCATCATGAACGTGCTGTTGGTGTGTCTCATCTTCTGGCTCATCTTCAGCATCATGGGTGTCAACCTGTTTGCCGGGAAGTATTACTACTGCTTCAACGAGACGGCCGAGGAAATGTTCCTCCCCCATGAAGTCAACAACAAATCGGAGTGTCTGGCGCTCATCAAGGCCAACTACTCTGAGGTCAGGTGGAAGAATGTCAAGGTCAACTTTGACAATGTGGGCACGGGTTACCTGGCGCTTTTGCAAGTG GCAACATTCAAAGGCTGGATGGACATTATGTACGCAGCTATAGATTCCAGAAAG GTGGAGGACCAGCCTATCTACGAGGACAACTTATACATGTACATCTATtttgtcatcttcatcatctttggCTCGTTCTTCACCCTAAATCTCTTCATTGGTGTCATCATCGATAACTTCAatcaacagaagaaaaag TTTGGAGGTCAGGACATCTTCAtgacagaagagcagaagaaatACTACAATGCTATGAAGAAACTGGGGTCAAAAAAGCCGCAAAAACCAATTCCCCGGCCTCAG AACAAGATCCAAGGGATGGTGTTTGATTTTGTGACACAGCAAGTCTTCGATATCTCCATCATGATACTCATCTGCCTCAACATGGTCACCATGATGGTGGAGACCGACGACCAGTCACCTGAAACAGAGGAGGTGCTTTACTGGGTCAACTTTGTATTCATTGTGGTCTTCACTGGTGAATTTTTGCTGAAGCTGTTTGCGCTGCGTCACTACTACTTCACCAATGGCTGGAACATCTTCGACGTGGTGGTGGTCATCCTTTCAATTGTGG gaATGTTTCTGGCAGACCTGATCGAGAAGTACTTTGTGTCACCAACCCTCTTCAGGGTGATTCGTCTGGCTCGCATCGGCAGGATCCTTCGTCTCATCAAGGGTGCTAAAGGAATCAGAACCCTGCTGTTTGCTTTGATGATGTCTCTGCCGGCCTTGTTCAACATCGGTCTCCTGCTTTTCCTGGTCATgttcattttttccatttttggaaTGTCGAACTTTGGCTACGTGAAACACGATGTATTAATCGACGACCTGTACAACTTTGAGACCTTCGGGAACAGCATGATCATTTTGTTTATGATGACCACGTCAGCTGGCTGGGACGGCCTGCTGCTGCCCATCCTAAACTACCCTCCGGACTGTGACCCCTTACTGGAGAATGCTGGAACCCCCAACACAGGAGACTGTGGCAACCCTTCTGTGGGCATCTTTTTTTTCGTAATGTACATCATCATTTCCTTCCTTATTGTGGTCAACATGTACATCGCCATCATCTTGGAGAACTTCAGCGTGGCCACAGAGGAGAGCGCCGACCCACTTAGTGAAGATGACTTTGAGACCTTTTATGAGATTTGGGAAAAGTTTGACCCGGACGCGTCCCAGTTCATCACATATGCCAAGCTTTCTGACTTTGCTGATGCACTGGAACACCCGCTCCGAGTCCCCAAGCCCAACACCATCGAACTGATCACCATGGACATGCCTATGGTGAGTGACGACCGCATCCACTGCCTGGATATCCTCTTCGCCTTCACTAAGCGCGTGCTGGGCGACAGCGGCGAGCTGGATATGTTGAGGCAGCAAATGGAAGAGCGTTTTGTGGCCGCCAATCCCTCCAAGGTCTCGTATGAGCCGATCACCACCACTCTGAGGCGTAAGCAGGAGGACGTGTCAGCCAGGATCATCCAGAGGGCCTACCGCGTCCACCTGGCGAGGCGGGGGTTTGTGTGTAAGCGCAAACCGACCAATAATGCAGTTGAGAATGGTGGGAACaatcaggaagaagaaaaggagggcaCCCCCTCCACTGCCTCCCTGCCCTCTTATGACAGTGTAACCAAACCGGACAAGGAGAGACAGGACGACAACGacgaagggaagggagggaggaaagagaaaggaCGGAACCACAAAGACATCAGGGAATCTAAATGTTAG